The Niastella koreensis GR20-10 genome includes a window with the following:
- a CDS encoding GH92 family glycosyl hydrolase, protein MKGHLFKNIVTVVSLVIFHSFSFAQHYTEFVNPYIGTAGHAHVFLGANVPFGAVQLGPDNIFRGWDWCSGYNYTDSIIKGFSHTHLSGTGMPDLGDVLIMPFTGAVKTGKVTQETPTAGPASHFSHKKEKVQPGYYAVSLDDYNIQVQLTATERVGFHQYQFPAGETAHILIDLKDGIGDKATETYLEKADDSTIYGYRFSKGWAPDQRLYFAIRLSAPIQQFDVYGTAKSDSMKGVISFLKAPATIMLKVGISPVSSANALANINAEIPHWNFAQVKQVADAKWNKELGKIAIDTKDASAKTIFYTSLYHTMIDPALFNDVNGEYWGPDKQTHKATFQNYTIFSLWDTYRALNPLYTIIQPDRVNDMVNTMLAIYQQQGKLPIWHLAGNETNLMPGMSGVQIVAEAYLKGYRGFDTALAFEAVKNTSLRDEFGLNYVKSIAYIPNNKVQESVAKAMEYCISDGSIALMAKQMGRTADAELFTKRSHYYRNYFDPATKFFRGKNEQGEWNPTFGPGRTSHPYIDDYCEGNAWQYTWLVPQDVEGLIKLLGGDTAFVNRLDEFFKLKTAFDPKSPPDISGMIGQYAHGNEPGHHTTYLYAYAGQQWKTAEKVRYILKNLYDNTTDGISGNEDCGQMSAWYIFSSLGFYPVFPASGAYVLGSPLFDKATIQLPNKKTFSLKVEQNSPKNIYIQRVILNGKPWPHSYITHQQIINGGTMTIVMGSSPGAQLDKPASQY, encoded by the coding sequence ATGAAAGGGCATCTCTTTAAAAATATAGTTACAGTTGTTAGTTTAGTAATATTCCATTCATTCTCCTTCGCACAGCATTATACCGAATTTGTAAATCCATACATTGGTACTGCGGGTCATGCGCATGTTTTTTTGGGCGCTAATGTGCCGTTTGGGGCAGTGCAGCTGGGGCCCGATAATATCTTCCGGGGTTGGGACTGGTGCTCTGGTTACAATTATACGGATAGCATTATTAAAGGTTTTTCCCACACGCATTTAAGCGGAACCGGCATGCCCGACCTGGGCGATGTGCTGATTATGCCGTTTACAGGGGCGGTAAAAACCGGTAAGGTTACGCAGGAAACACCAACAGCAGGACCAGCTTCGCATTTCTCGCACAAAAAAGAAAAAGTACAACCGGGTTATTACGCGGTTTCTTTAGATGATTACAACATCCAGGTTCAGTTAACGGCCACTGAAAGGGTAGGGTTTCACCAATACCAGTTCCCCGCGGGTGAAACGGCGCACATCCTCATCGATCTTAAAGATGGCATTGGTGATAAAGCAACGGAAACTTATCTCGAAAAAGCAGATGACTCCACTATTTATGGGTATCGCTTTTCAAAAGGCTGGGCGCCCGACCAGCGTTTGTATTTCGCTATCCGCCTGTCGGCGCCGATACAACAGTTTGATGTGTATGGAACCGCCAAAAGCGACAGCATGAAAGGGGTTATCAGCTTTCTAAAAGCACCTGCTACCATTATGTTGAAGGTCGGCATCTCGCCGGTGAGCTCAGCCAATGCGCTGGCCAATATCAATGCAGAGATCCCGCATTGGAATTTCGCTCAGGTGAAACAAGTTGCCGATGCCAAATGGAACAAAGAACTGGGTAAGATAGCCATCGACACCAAAGATGCTTCCGCAAAAACGATCTTCTATACCTCGTTGTATCATACCATGATTGACCCCGCGCTGTTCAACGATGTGAATGGCGAATATTGGGGGCCGGACAAACAAACGCATAAAGCGACATTTCAGAACTACACCATCTTCTCTTTATGGGATACGTATCGCGCGTTGAATCCATTGTATACCATTATACAACCAGACAGGGTGAATGACATGGTAAACACCATGCTGGCTATTTATCAGCAACAGGGTAAACTGCCCATCTGGCACCTGGCTGGCAATGAAACCAACCTGATGCCGGGTATGAGCGGCGTACAAATAGTAGCGGAAGCCTACCTGAAAGGTTACCGGGGATTTGATACGGCACTGGCTTTTGAAGCCGTTAAAAACACGTCGCTTCGCGATGAGTTTGGACTTAATTATGTAAAATCTATTGCTTACATCCCCAACAATAAAGTACAGGAATCAGTGGCCAAGGCCATGGAATATTGTATCAGTGATGGTAGCATTGCCCTGATGGCAAAACAAATGGGCAGGACAGCCGATGCTGAATTATTTACCAAACGCTCGCATTATTACCGCAACTATTTCGACCCTGCCACTAAATTCTTCAGAGGTAAGAACGAGCAGGGGGAGTGGAACCCAACCTTTGGTCCCGGAAGGACCAGCCATCCTTATATAGACGATTATTGCGAAGGCAATGCCTGGCAATACACCTGGCTGGTGCCCCAGGATGTGGAAGGATTGATAAAACTGCTGGGTGGTGATACGGCTTTTGTAAACCGCCTGGATGAATTCTTTAAACTGAAGACAGCATTCGATCCCAAGTCGCCACCGGATATCTCCGGCATGATCGGTCAGTATGCGCATGGCAATGAGCCAGGCCATCATACTACCTATTTATATGCTTATGCCGGTCAGCAATGGAAAACGGCGGAGAAAGTACGCTACATCCTGAAAAACCTGTACGACAATACCACCGATGGCATCAGCGGCAATGAAGATTGCGGGCAAATGTCGGCCTGGTATATCTTTTCTTCGTTGGGATTTTATCCCGTTTTCCCGGCCAGTGGCGCTTATGTGTTGGGCAGTCCGTTGTTCGATAAAGCCACGATCCAACTACCAAATAAGAAAACGTTTTCGTTAAAAGTAGAGCAGAACAGTCCAAAGAATATCTATATTCAACGCGTAATTCTAAATGGCAAACCCTGGCCCCATAGCTATATCACGCATCAGCAGATCATAAATGGTGGTACGATGACTATAGTTATGGGGAGTTCTCCGGGTGCGCAATTAGATAAGCCTGCATCTCAATATTAA
- a CDS encoding glycoside hydrolase family 28 protein yields the protein MKKISLFHLLILLSSGIFAQQKNYDITTFGAKGDSSTNNTVAIQKAIDEASANGGGRVVIPAGRFVTGVLNLKSNVELHVSANAMLLGSTKRTDYGTVKASALIVAEKQHHISITGTGTIDGRGREVVADVDRMLKAGTLQDPSWQTVNPWGQKRSDESNRPHLLTFGKCDHVTIKGILLKDAACWVETYHECSNLTIDSIRVQSTAYYNNDGIDIDNCKNVKITRCNVNADDDGICLKSNNDQAICENVEISDCVVRSSASALKFGTASHGGFKNVMVKNLEIYDTYRSAIALESVDGGTLENINIENIKATNTGNGIFIRLGHRKKEAPIGKVRNIRIANVKVEVPAGKPDKGYEMEGPALRYPHNVFPASITGLPGNPVENVTLENISITYEGGGSNTVAHFGLDSLSKVPEKAGDYPEFSMFGELPCWGLYLRHASGIQLKNVSLQYKKADFRPAMVVDDVQLLHVEGLKVPATQPAPVIVLKDVPSPTLTALKLPYDNSKAVMVVK from the coding sequence ATGAAAAAGATCAGCCTGTTTCATTTGCTCATACTTCTTTCCAGCGGCATTTTCGCTCAACAAAAAAACTACGATATAACTACGTTTGGCGCAAAAGGCGACAGCAGCACCAACAATACAGTTGCTATTCAAAAAGCCATCGATGAAGCATCCGCAAATGGCGGTGGCCGGGTGGTGATCCCAGCCGGCAGATTTGTTACCGGGGTGTTGAACCTGAAATCAAATGTGGAGTTGCATGTATCGGCCAATGCGATGCTGCTGGGCAGTACCAAACGCACTGATTATGGAACGGTAAAAGCTTCCGCCCTGATCGTTGCAGAGAAACAACACCATATCTCTATTACCGGCACCGGTACTATCGATGGCCGGGGAAGGGAAGTGGTGGCCGATGTGGACCGCATGTTAAAAGCAGGCACCCTGCAGGACCCTTCCTGGCAAACCGTAAATCCCTGGGGACAAAAACGCTCGGATGAATCAAACCGTCCGCACCTGCTTACTTTTGGTAAATGTGATCATGTTACCATAAAAGGCATCCTGTTAAAAGACGCTGCCTGCTGGGTAGAAACCTACCACGAATGCAGCAACCTGACTATCGACAGTATTCGTGTGCAAAGCACTGCCTATTATAACAACGATGGCATCGATATCGATAACTGCAAAAATGTAAAGATCACCCGTTGTAATGTAAACGCCGATGACGATGGCATTTGTCTGAAATCGAATAACGACCAGGCGATTTGCGAAAATGTAGAGATCAGTGATTGCGTGGTACGCTCCAGCGCCAGCGCGTTGAAGTTCGGCACCGCCTCACATGGCGGGTTCAAAAATGTAATGGTAAAGAACCTGGAAATATATGATACATACCGGTCGGCCATTGCCCTGGAATCGGTAGATGGCGGGACGTTGGAAAATATAAACATTGAAAATATCAAGGCCACCAATACCGGCAATGGTATTTTTATTCGCCTGGGCCATCGTAAAAAAGAAGCGCCCATTGGCAAGGTGCGTAATATCCGCATTGCTAACGTGAAGGTAGAAGTGCCGGCTGGCAAGCCCGATAAAGGGTATGAAATGGAAGGACCGGCATTGAGGTATCCGCACAATGTATTTCCCGCTTCCATTACCGGACTGCCGGGCAATCCCGTAGAAAACGTAACGCTGGAAAATATCAGCATCACGTATGAAGGCGGTGGCAGTAATACGGTAGCGCATTTCGGATTGGACTCCCTTTCAAAAGTACCCGAAAAAGCAGGTGACTATCCCGAGTTCTCCATGTTTGGCGAATTGCCCTGCTGGGGTTTGTATCTGCGGCATGCCAGCGGCATTCAGCTCAAAAATGTAAGCCTGCAATATAAAAAAGCAGATTTCAGACCCGCCATGGTGGTTGACGATGTGCAATTACTCCATGTAGAGGGTTTGAAGGTGCCCGCTACCCAGCCGGCGCCCGTAATTGTACTGAAAGACGTACCATCGCCCACACTGACTGCACTGAAGTTGCCTTACGACAACAGTAAAGCCGTAATGGTGGTAAAATAA
- a CDS encoding SDR family oxidoreductase has product MSILSKFSLAGKTALVSGAKRGIGKSIAVALAEAGADIIGVSATLELTGSKVQQEVEATGRRFKAYQADFNDRKAIYAFIDKVKGECSPVDILFCNAGTIMRKPAAEHPDEYWDEVINVNLNAPFILSREFGKDMIARGSGKVIFTASLLSFQGGITVPGYAASKGAIARLIMALSNEWAGKGVQVNGIAPGYISTDNTEALRNDPERAKSILSRIPAGRWGEGEDMKGAAVYLASPASDYVTGTILTVDGGWMGR; this is encoded by the coding sequence ATGAGCATTCTTTCAAAATTTTCATTGGCAGGCAAAACCGCACTGGTTTCAGGCGCCAAAAGAGGTATCGGTAAATCTATTGCTGTGGCCCTGGCCGAAGCTGGCGCTGACATTATTGGTGTTTCTGCAACGCTGGAATTAACCGGCAGTAAAGTGCAGCAGGAGGTTGAAGCTACCGGTCGCAGGTTTAAAGCCTACCAGGCAGATTTCAACGATCGCAAAGCCATCTATGCTTTTATCGACAAGGTAAAAGGCGAATGTTCTCCCGTTGATATCTTATTCTGCAACGCAGGCACCATTATGCGCAAACCTGCCGCCGAACATCCGGATGAATACTGGGATGAAGTGATCAATGTGAACCTGAACGCCCCCTTTATTTTAAGCCGCGAATTTGGTAAAGACATGATCGCGCGTGGTAGCGGCAAGGTTATCTTCACTGCATCTTTGCTGAGCTTCCAGGGTGGTATCACTGTACCGGGTTATGCTGCCAGTAAAGGCGCTATTGCCCGCCTCATTATGGCCCTCAGTAACGAATGGGCAGGCAAAGGCGTACAGGTAAATGGGATTGCACCCGGGTATATTTCAACCGACAATACCGAAGCCCTGCGCAATGATCCTGAGCGTGCGAAATCCATTCTGTCCCGCATCCCTGCCGGCCGTTGGGGCGAAGGAGAAGATATGAAGGGCGCTGCGGTGTACCTGGCTTCACCTGCCTCTGATTATGTAACGGGAACGATTCTTACGGTTGATGGAGGTTGGATGGGTAGATAG
- the kduI gene encoding 5-dehydro-4-deoxy-D-glucuronate isomerase: MDNRLAISPNEAKQMDTAALRKAFLIDKLFEADFVNLTLSHYDRYIAGGVMPVKGAVSLPNPEKLKAQFFLERREMGIINVGGKGTITADGQQYELDYKEALYIGKGTKEVQFASADGSKPAKFYINAAPAHHTYPTKKISRADADVVELGSAATANHRVINKLIVNSVLEVCQLQMGMTELKSGSVWNTMPAHTHDRRMEVYFYFEVPQGQSVCHFMGEPQETRHIWMQNEQAVISPNWSIHSGAGTSNYTFIWGMAGENLDYGDMDHCAITELR, translated from the coding sequence ATGGACAATAGATTAGCAATAAGCCCCAACGAAGCAAAGCAAATGGATACGGCTGCTTTGCGTAAGGCGTTTTTGATAGATAAATTATTTGAAGCGGATTTTGTGAACCTGACTTTGTCGCATTACGACCGGTATATTGCCGGTGGGGTGATGCCGGTAAAAGGTGCAGTGAGCTTACCGAATCCTGAAAAGCTGAAAGCGCAGTTCTTTTTGGAAAGAAGGGAAATGGGCATCATCAACGTGGGTGGTAAAGGTACCATTACTGCCGATGGACAGCAATATGAATTAGATTATAAGGAAGCGTTATACATCGGTAAAGGAACAAAGGAGGTGCAGTTTGCGTCAGCCGATGGCAGCAAACCCGCCAAGTTCTATATCAATGCAGCTCCGGCGCATCATACCTATCCCACCAAAAAGATCAGCCGCGCCGATGCGGATGTGGTGGAGCTGGGCAGTGCGGCAACCGCCAATCACCGCGTGATCAATAAACTGATCGTGAACAGCGTGCTGGAAGTTTGTCAGCTGCAAATGGGCATGACCGAATTAAAAAGCGGCAGCGTGTGGAATACCATGCCGGCCCATACGCATGACCGCCGGATGGAAGTGTATTTCTATTTTGAAGTACCGCAGGGACAAAGCGTTTGTCATTTTATGGGCGAACCGCAGGAAACCCGCCACATCTGGATGCAGAACGAACAGGCGGTGATCTCCCCCAACTGGAGCATTCACTCCGGCGCCGGAACTTCTAACTATACCTTCATTTGGGGTATGGCCGGTGAAAACCTCGACTACGGTGATATGGACCATTGCGCTATTACCGAATTGCGCTAA
- a CDS encoding alpha-L-arabinofuranosidase C-terminal domain-containing protein, translating into MKQRFALVVLILTVFTTFSFSQVTHTLVVNAAQPKATIDKTMWGIFFEDINFGADGGIYAEMVKNRSFEFFKPMMGWTVNRKKFVEGELLVINSGEQNTRNPRFLRVTLNHAVKGDLGLTNEGFRGMGIKKGMRYDFSILYRQPEAHTKLHIELTDSTKRVVGDTVLSLTEAGDSWHKAAVSFHASETVAKGRLNIWFEGNGTVDLDMISLFPGDTWKNRPGGLRADMVQLLADMKPGFIRFPGGCIVEGFDLTNRYRWKNTVGPIEERQLMINRWNIEFPYRNAPDYFQTFGLGFFEYFQLAEDIGAEPLPILNCGMACQFNSAELVPMKDLDPFIQDALDLVEFANGDVNSKWGKVRAGMGHPAPFNLKMMGIGNENWGPQYVERLQAFQAAIKAKYPNIKLICSSGTDPNGDRFDYLNGELRKLNADFIDEHYYRKPEWFLQNARRYDNYPRTGSRVFGGEYASHVDKTVGSNRNTWLAALSEAAFMTGLERNADVVGMASYAPLFANVDGWQWAPDLIWVNNLQAYGTPDYQVQKLFSLNKGSQVVPITLNNDAVAGQDSLYASACIDAAAHELIIKVVNASDKAQTNNLQLDGVKKLAAQGKLLTMQSDLTAVNSFDSPTNVAPVESTIAIKNKKITLNTAPYSFSVLRVKLE; encoded by the coding sequence ATGAAACAACGATTTGCTTTAGTAGTACTGATATTAACTGTATTCACTACATTTTCTTTCTCGCAGGTAACCCATACGTTAGTGGTAAATGCCGCACAACCAAAAGCCACCATCGATAAAACGATGTGGGGGATCTTTTTTGAAGATATCAATTTCGGGGCTGATGGGGGTATTTATGCGGAAATGGTAAAGAACCGCTCGTTTGAGTTTTTTAAACCCATGATGGGCTGGACAGTGAACCGAAAAAAGTTTGTGGAAGGCGAACTGCTGGTGATAAACAGCGGTGAGCAGAATACCCGTAATCCCCGCTTTTTGCGCGTGACACTGAACCATGCAGTGAAAGGCGATCTGGGCCTTACCAATGAAGGGTTCCGCGGCATGGGTATTAAAAAAGGAATGCGTTATGATTTCTCTATCTTGTATCGTCAACCGGAGGCTCACACGAAATTACACATCGAATTGACCGACAGTACCAAAAGGGTAGTGGGCGATACGGTGTTGTCGTTAACCGAAGCGGGCGACAGCTGGCATAAAGCAGCGGTAAGTTTCCATGCCAGTGAAACGGTAGCAAAAGGCAGGTTGAACATCTGGTTTGAGGGCAATGGCACGGTAGACCTGGATATGATCTCGCTGTTTCCCGGTGATACCTGGAAGAACCGCCCCGGCGGCCTACGCGCCGATATGGTGCAACTGCTGGCCGACATGAAACCCGGTTTCATCCGGTTCCCCGGTGGTTGTATTGTAGAAGGGTTCGATTTGACAAACAGGTATCGCTGGAAGAATACGGTAGGCCCCATAGAAGAAAGACAACTGATGATCAACCGGTGGAATATTGAGTTTCCCTATCGCAATGCACCCGATTATTTTCAAACCTTTGGCCTGGGTTTCTTTGAATACTTTCAGCTGGCAGAAGACATTGGCGCGGAACCATTGCCCATTTTAAATTGTGGGATGGCCTGTCAGTTCAATTCTGCAGAGCTGGTGCCCATGAAGGACCTCGATCCGTTTATCCAGGATGCACTGGACCTGGTGGAGTTTGCCAATGGCGATGTAAATAGTAAATGGGGAAAGGTACGCGCCGGTATGGGTCATCCCGCTCCATTCAACCTGAAGATGATGGGCATTGGCAATGAGAACTGGGGCCCTCAATATGTGGAACGCTTACAAGCATTCCAGGCAGCGATAAAAGCAAAATATCCCAACATAAAACTGATCTGCAGCTCAGGCACCGATCCCAATGGCGATCGGTTCGATTACCTGAATGGTGAGCTGCGCAAGCTGAATGCCGACTTTATAGACGAACATTATTATCGCAAACCGGAATGGTTTCTGCAGAACGCACGCCGGTATGATAATTATCCGCGTACCGGATCCCGGGTTTTTGGTGGTGAATACGCCTCCCATGTTGATAAAACGGTGGGCAGCAACCGCAATACCTGGCTGGCAGCTTTGTCAGAAGCAGCCTTTATGACAGGGTTGGAACGCAATGCCGATGTGGTAGGCATGGCTTCCTATGCGCCGCTGTTTGCCAATGTGGATGGCTGGCAATGGGCGCCCGATTTAATATGGGTGAACAACCTGCAGGCCTATGGCACGCCCGATTACCAGGTGCAAAAATTATTCTCCCTCAACAAAGGTTCCCAGGTAGTACCCATTACGTTAAACAATGATGCAGTGGCCGGGCAGGACAGTCTCTATGCGTCGGCCTGTATAGATGCCGCTGCCCATGAACTGATCATTAAAGTGGTGAACGCATCTGACAAAGCACAAACCAATAACCTGCAACTGGATGGCGTAAAGAAGCTCGCAGCTCAGGGCAAATTGCTGACCATGCAGTCGGACCTCACCGCGGTCAATTCATTCGACAGTCCAACCAACGTAGCACCTGTTGAATCGACGATTGCAATTAAAAATAAGAAGATAACACTTAATACAGCACCTTATTCATTCAGCGTGTTACGGGTAAAGTTGGAATGA